The stretch of DNA GTTCAGGGGCAGGTGCCTCTGGGGTAGGTTCAAGGGCAGGTGCGGCCTCTGGGGTTGGTTCAGCGGCAGGTGCGGCCTCTGGGGTAGGTTCAGCTGCAGGTGCCTCTGGGGTAGGTTCAGCGGCAGGTGCCTCTGGGGTAGGTTCAACAGCAGGTGCCTCTGGGGTAGGTTCAGCAGCAGGTGCGGCCTCTGGGGTAGGTTCAGCTGCGGCCTCTGGGGTAGGTTCAGGTGCAGCTGCGTCCTCTGGGGTAGGTTCAGCTGCAGCCTCTGTGGTAGGTTCAGCTGCAGCTGCGGCCTCTGGGATAGGTTCAGCGGCAGGTGCGGCCTCTGGGGTAGGTTCAGCAGCAGGTGCCTCTGGGGTAGGTTCAGGGGCAGGTGCCTCTGGGGTAGGTTCAGCAGCAGGTGCCTCTGGGGTAGGTTCAGCAGCGGCCTCTGGGATAGGTTCAGCGGCAGGTGCGGCCTCTGGGGTAGGTTCAGCAGCAGGTGCCTCTGGGGTAGGTTCAGCAGCAGGTGCCTCTGGGGTAGGTTCAGCGGCAGGTGCCTCTGGGGTAGGTTCAGCAGCGGCCTCTGGGGTAGGTTCAGCGGCAGGTGCGGCCTCTGGGGTAGGTTCAGCGGCAGGTGCCTCTGGGGTAGGTTCAGCTGGTGGGGTCTCTGTTGTGGGTTCAGGTGCAGGTGCAACCTCAGCAATTTCAGCAGGCAGTTCCAGAGCTGATGCCTCTTGGGTGGGGACAGCTTCCGGAACAATAGGATCTGCAGTCTCAGGGGCGGGTTCTAAGGCAGATTCCGGGGCTGCCGGGGTATCTGAAGAGGGTACCTCAGTCACATCTGTAGGGGGCTGAGGGACTTCTTCAGATGGAACAGGAGGGGCATCAACGGCTGGGACTGGTTCAGAGGTCGTGGGCTCAGGCAAAGCTTTGGATTCCGGGACCTCCGGTTCTGGACTTGTCACAGGTGCTGCTGGCTGCAAAATGACAAAGTGGGagattagagaaaaaaaagagctacATTGACTCATTATTTAACACAGTGGCCCCTTGGTTGAGGATCTCTGAAGCCAACAATGCACACGAGTCTTTAAAGGTAAAGGTGTGGCCAAAAGCACTAAGTTGGCAGATCCAGGCCAAAGTTAGTTTTATTGAAAGGTTTGCCcagcaatccctttaaactgaatgcatCAGTGAGTCGATATTACATAGTAAGAAGATGGTAATATCTCTGCGATTTTTTGACCATGTGCACTGGGAGCGCTTTCCCAAGGAGGAAACCATAGTGCTTCTTCTGCTGTTTGTTGACACATAACTGTAGCTCGTCAGACATGATTCAAGATACCCCAGCCACATCCCCTCAAACTGACTGTTATTCTGTTAATCAAAGTATGTGATTTTTAGCCTATACGAAAAGAAAGTGTCAGTTTTGCAACTTAGATTCCATGGCAAGCTATTTTTGTCAAGATCAATATAGCCTATCCCAGAAACGCACCCATTCTAGCATGCCTAGGGCTGGCATAACATATGATACACATTCAATTTAATAAATCGCAGTTCATTTatttaaacacatttgcaaATGAAAAATGGAGAGCTTATTTGATCCCTTCATATTTGCTGAAATTTTAAATGTTACAGAAAACATTCTGGCACTCGCTACGCTGTGACTtgtgagagcaggagaggtcAGGTCTATTTTCCCATTGAATACATGTTTGGAGATGGAAACCCAGATTTATTAGTAGGCTACATTCACTCCTTTCCTCAATAGGATATGTATGGTGTGGTGGCGCAAAAAGACTGGTCTTAAAGTTTACTGCAACAGAATATTAGGTTTGTCTCAACTATAGTATTCGACATTGATTACATTAAAATGATATCTATTGCATTGcttttttactttaaaatattctgggaacaaactgtaGGCCATTTGGTGCTGTCAACGCTTATCCCCAGcatattcaaataaaaaaaaggcttCTCTGACCTGCTCTTCTGAGTATCACATCTCGAGACATGATAATAAGACAGACTATTTTAAATCCATTCGCAATCACATAGTAAAGCTGAATGAAAAAGTTTAGGAAACCATAACCTGGCCCATCTCATTatagactgggggggggggggggggggggggggcttaaacTCCCACTCCCCAGAAGAGGTCCATCCTGTACAATGTAACGCAGGTTATGCTAGTGCCCATGAGCCGGAttgggagtgtgagtgtaacGGAAGCCAGCGGgtacagagctgtgcagtgaaTAAACCTCACTTCCTGACACCTAAAGAGACGTGTTAGCGACAGACGCTAACACACATGAGTTTTAGCCTTCTTGCTAGCACACCTGCCTCCCATGTCCAAGGTTGCAAGTTTGAGTCTGTGCGGGACTGTCATGTCTAAACAACGCAGGTTACAACAGCATAACGTGCAAAATTATTGAAACCGCACAACTATTGGCGGCTTACGTaaaaggaggatggaggagaaggagacagtATATAGGCAATAAAGAGAGGGCCAGACAGAGGTATATTGAGGTGTTTATGGAATCACCTCTCACTAACTCTGCATGCcacaaggaaaaaaacaaacaaaacaaaacaaaacaaccacaAACTCTTGACTTGACTGTCATTTTTGTCACATTCGTTAGTGCACTTACATACCTCAAGGCTGGTAGCAGGGGTGATAATGGTTTCTTTAGGTTTGGATTTAAAAACTGAGGCCACTGATGAGCTAGCAGCATATATCTTCTTACCGGTCACCTACAGAGAGTGGGGATCaggtagaaatagaaaataaggATAGAAATTGTACAGAAAATTCAGTCTTCACTGAATTGAATACAACTGCCCTCTGCAATTTAAGGTGACATACCTTTAAGAGCCCAACTGTTTGAGTGGGATAGCACACTGCGGTTCCCACTGTCGTAAGACCAAGAGGCACACCCAGCCTCTTCAGACGCGAccctacaaacacaaaccacaaactTTCTGCAAACAACCGAGCTAGGACAATGAAAAAATGTCCATGGGGGCTTGTTTTACAGGTGACTAATGCAGCTGTCTGGGCAGTTGGCAAAATGGATGCAATGCAAATAGTTGAGTTTGCTCTAGAGGAGGTACAAGAACATCACCTTCATCAACAGGGATTGCAAATATTTGCCAATAGGAGCAATCTTCCCTAAGAGTTTGATGACATAAATTTCAGAATTCAAAATTTCATTTCACTGTCTGAATTTTCCCTGAACCTTATAAAATGGATATGTTGTCGATGTCGTTTTGCAGTTGCCCGTCATtgtgttctaactcaatactggaccaattaTGATTTTGATAATTGTCCTTAGTAtaagtttggacccaaaaagatcttaaaatagggcccaggttaaaaaatcccaaagtttccctttagTGATCTCTTGAAGACCTATTTTAAAACTTCTGTGAGCTTTCAGTCAAGACAAGACATAACGCATCataaagaataaaaacaatgtaCCATGAGTAATTTCTTGTCACtgacaagaaaacaaaaaatgtatgcATTTTCATAAGAAATTTCAGGGCTCAAAAGTAATATGCTTAACTAGAGGGCCTAGCCTTACCCTTCCGTGCCAGTACCAGTCCAGCCAACCCAGACACTGTTATGACGCCCACCCTCGGCAGGAAGCCTGGGGGAGGATCTCTTAGGAAATTGTATGTATCTGCAAAAAACAAGAGTCAAGTATTTTGTATCAGACAAAGAACAGGACCACATTCCCTTTCAATGGTGTTCACAACCATTTGAATAAAAGCAAGTCCAAAGAAGTACACAGTCCCACTCTTATCATAACTCCTTTCTTACCTTGTCCTGATTGGTAAACAGCTACCGCACCAACTTTTACTGAAATGCAGGCATTCTACGGAAACATATAATTCacaattacaataataattcaCGTCAATACAAACTGAAATTCCTGGATAGCTGTCACACACGTGTAATCATCATTAATATTTTTCTGTACTGAATTGTCATCTAAACATTATATACTACTGGCTAAGACGCTCtgtattcatcatcatcatcatcatcatcatcattgtttattcataattgactgagcacagggctcttttgcagcaatgccctgattgaggctacataataccgaagacaaaataaaaaaaaaccataacaaaacaaaacagacaaaataaataaacaaaacacattaaacaactccgAAATTtagtataaaaaaaatcaaaataacataaagttttatcagagaatcatttaaaacaacaattCATGTTCATTGCAGGCATATGATCATTGTAAATTGGACAACACTGACCAAAAAGGCCTGTGGCAAGGCAGGTGTTGAGGGGGACAAAAACCAATCTAAAATCACATTGATCTGGGTACCTTCACTGCTCGGACATAGGGCTGTAGTCCCACTCTCACGATACCCAGCCCTGTTTGTAGTGGTCCTGGCCGCTCCTCCACATAGCGCATTGCAGGAGGGTCGGGCGAGTAGATCGACAGctatggagacagagagcaacaTGTTTGTCTTTGCACTGGCCTTTGTATGTGAAGAGTGTGCATGTCATGGGTGTCTTTTATCGCACCTCTCGTGGAGACACGAGCTCTTCATGATTCCCTTCACTCATGGCGTAAACACGAAATGAAGCCAGTCCAAGAGCAGCCGGGACGGCTGTCAGCTTCACGGCCTGAGGATGTGGACAAAAACAATTCCTCACAAACTCGAGTTAAATAGTCACTACAACTGACAAATGAACTCGCACAGGGAAATACGTTAGCGTGAAATAGGTTCGTGGTTACTATTTGGTCATCGTCATTACACTGTTTTGTCCAGAAGAACGAACTACAATTTAATAAGAGAATGATATCCAGTTGATTCAGACGTTGTGACCTTCTAATTTGTGTGCTTCCTTTCAAACAGGCTCGCTGATAGGTTAGTTCATTAAAGTGGCGCACCTCTTCTACAAGATTAATCAGCAATAATCCTAATCTAATTTGTCTTGTCTGGAAACCCTAAGAGATTCCGTATTATCATGCTATCTATATGTAAAATCATATTTAGAGCGCaaatacaactaaacacatcgGCACCATTCAGTATTAGCCTTTAGTACAACATGTTCTCAGAGAAACGAGCATGCAAGGCATGGAATGGTCGCTGTGCGACGTGCTCTTCACGTAAGGtttttaattccgttttaacaAACGAGAGTGTATAGTTTGCCATAAATGCCAACATGATAAAACAATCTTTTTTGAACGAGTCATTCAAACATTGGTGAAAGTTTTTCGTTAGCAAATACCACTCACCTTGGAAGCCATGATGGTCCCTCCCCCTGTCTTTTTCGTATGGAAACCAAAGAGGGACGTAAAACGCGTGGAATGAATTGCGACCCCTTTACATACTTGACTTCTTTCCTCGGTAGCGCATCTTTCCCCATCAGTTAATTGAATGCTACGTAGCGAACACAGCAATAGTCGCCACAGATCCAAAGCGTTCTAatattttcagattttttttagcAGCATACGTCTATGCTAATTTGTTGGTGTTTAGTCCCTCAATACAATTGACAAACAAGTCCAACAGTTCACAGAAACGCCAACATTAGATTTCCCAACCGTCATTAATGGGGAAACTTTAAATAATGTTTACGCTCTAAATTATGAAAATAAAAGGCAACAAAGCCGTTCTTTGTATTTTATacaatctttgtttttctctaatTTGACACCAAAGAACAATTatgaaacacattttattttgtgtacTGAAAATGTTCAGTAAAAATGAGAAGATTCATATTTTTCAAATAATTCCACTTATAACTGATTTACAGTTTGCAGTTATGCTTTCCAACAGTAAGCCTTGCCCTTTCTTGAGAAGGAAGTCTGTGACGCTTGGGTCTGTATCAAGTTTCACCTCATGTCTTTAGGGTTGAGAGAGGGCTCAGAGAAAGTTCAGACTGGCTGTTGTAAATGGCAACAGAGAGGACTAGTAAAAAAAGACTCACTGAAAAGATCTCTTGTGGCATGTGCAGATGTTGGCCTATGGCTGCCATCATTACAACACCAGTAGCCAAAGACAAAGCTGATTAATTTCAGAAATCTTTGCCTTATACCCTTGCCTTGGAGGCTGCTTGAATTCTCAACAAAGGTTTTGTCACCTGGTTAATAAATCATATTGTACCGCACAGTCCTTCTGTCCGCCTGTCATTTTCTTCTGAAGTGGGGTCTATGGCCCCTCTTACTTCCCTCAGGTGTCCAAGAGTACGACGACTGCAAAGGGCATGAAAAGGACCCTTCGACCCAAATCTACCCACAGTCCTGTGCAGAACTCTGTAATTCAGAGCATCAGTCCTGTGAAAGGGGTGCTGAGAGATTGGGTTGAGGATGTTGAAAGGTGAACCATGACACAACCAGAAAAGGTGTGACGATATAAGACAGTGAGGTGGTGTTGGCTTTGCTATTGCATTAACTGTTTTATTTAGCAAGTTTATATCAATTTAAATGACTCTTTTATGAGCGCTTTTTTGCTAAATGACTGAGGCATTTGCTGGTGTGAACCTACAGTTCAATGTCATGTTTTTACTGTGaagaatatttgtgttttttcatatactttcataTACACCTCTCATATCTAGGTATACCCCATACTGTTCCCCTTCCTAACACACCCCACCTTACACCTTGAATCAAACCCCTAGAcattaagttgtgtattctaccttTCTTAAACTGAAATGTAACTTGTATGCTTTACTCAGAGGAGAAGAACATTATAAAAAACATGATGCAGGAAACTTAGGTTTTGCTGTGGGTTTGCCGGTCGGAGACACCGACCGCTACGTGTGATGAGAGAACATAGCAAGGAGTGAAGCTGGGACATTGAGGAAACATCGCCACCTTTGAAGACAAGGCCAACACAGAAGAGACTATACTATGGACAATATCTCCTaaccatccctccttctctctctccattgtaatgtgttgtgtgtgcttctggTGTGTTGCATAGAATATGCAGAATAAACCGACACCCTACGCATCAAACCAGCATTCCATCAAGTTCTTTGTTAAGCCAGGCAGCCCCAACTAATTTCAGAGCTAAAATAGGTCTGTTATAATATAGTATGTGGTGTTTTCACATGAAATCCGTTGGAACATGCCGATCTTTCAGGTTACGTTTCCACCCAGTTCCACGACCTTTCAACTGTATCTGTAAATAACTGGACATAACCATGGAGACATACAAGAACCCTCTCCACTCAATGTAACAGTGCAGATAATTCAGTTTATTAATTTTACAACTTAAATTTTACAATCTTTATATAGGTTTTTCAGAAAAAAGGGCTAACTCTGAATCATAGGAAGAATAAATGTATCTCTCTTTCATATAACACCTTTTTTTGTCGATCAGTCATTGTACAGAGTAAACGCTTAtaatatattttcaaaaaagAGCAATATGTTCCTTTTTTAAATGTCGCAGTGCAACTTACATCTGATACAGCAGAGCAGTGACCTGGGGGGCAAATGCCCAAAATAACACAGTGGGACCCGTTGGCCAGATTTCatacagcccacacacactcacactcactttcagacagcccacacacacactcacacacactttcatacagcccacacacacacactttcatactgcccacacacactcacatgcatccacacacacccacacatacgcacacaaacgtacgcacacacacactcacacgcacacgcacacacacacacgtgcatgaaTGCACATGTGAgtacacataccaacacacagacacagctcagACACATGGCTGGCTTCTACTATGTACTTCATCACTGTTAAGAGATGGGGGTGCTAAGACAGGCTGTCTTTCTGCCATcttttctccattttctttctccctctttctctctctctctctctctctctctctctatctctctgattCTCCTTCACTATGGAGTGGCACCATCACTCCCCTCTTCAGCTTCTCTCGTCACCCTTCTGCAtcctaatgtgtgtatgttctgaaaAAGTACATGTTTAACCACATCAAAAAGATTACATTCAGTCCAATTAAAGTACATTCCACAATGATTCTATTCACAGTCaaaacaaagaaattacatcttCATTATATACTGTACTGCATGTGTTGAAAACGTGACCCGATTCAGACATTATGGAGTTTTAGCTCGATGCCATACTAAGATGAGGACGATGCCATATATCAGATATATTTGACTTCAGGGGACCATGAATAAGTTCACAAGGAAACCAAGAGGACACATACGTATAAGACAGAAATTCTTAGAGAAACTCAGGACCTGAATTCAACCCAAAGTTTTAAGAGGTAACCCCAGCCAATGCTGGGAAGAAGCAGAAACAGTCATTTCAGAGACGCAaagcttttttctgttttacacTCTTTTTCTAAAAACCAAAATAGAGAAGTAAAAAGACTCTGCTGATGCAGAATCCGAAGATTGCATTCACAAGAGGAGTTCACAGTTTTGAACAGAGGATGCAGCTATGCAAACAAGAGACTATTATCTTATATACATTTCTTAGCCAGAATGGCAGAATTATCTTTAAAACCATGCAGATGTTTGAGCAACAATATAAATATGCCAAAGGGAAAAATGTTGGAAATGAACAACACTGTAATGGCTGCAAAGAGACtaaccaataataataatcattgtatttgcattccTATGGGTACTCAGCAGCCAATGCAAACGTTGCATTTCAAATAGGATTGAACTTATagaacaatacatacaaacactggATGTTCCAGTCCTTTAAATGATatacagggggaaaaaaaacttctgtCAGAAGTATGACTCTCATCATATCTCCCAttcaagacacactcacacacacacacacacacacacacacacacacacacacacacacacacacacacacacacacacacacacacacacacacacacacacacagaacacacacacacacagacacagacacacacacacacacacacacatacccctgtCACACACTGAAATCCATATACTCACAAATACACcaaacattttctttctgtctctctcacacacacacattttgagagCTGCATACAATTACACAgtagggcggtgtgtgtgttgcttggtAACAGAATGAAGCCCATTGCCCACAGCTACATCGATCGCTCTTCCTGCAGCATACaaggggaagaaaggaaaaaaaaatcaaaacaaaaccagaGCTGAttcaaaaaaaagagaaaaatgataCAGCCCCTGAACAATTATCGCTGTTTGTGTTCAGTTCCTTGTAGTTGCTGTTCATATATTCTTCTTCAGCACTAAATATGAAAGAATgactctttttttcctcaggCATGCAGTGGGGCACCTCAACATCTCCAGTGAGTGGGTCTGTTATTAGTAGCTCACATGGGCTCTGGGAGCTCGTAACATCCTTTCACTCCTCCTCTGGCTTCAgtctctgtggtgtctgtgagcTTTTTGCAATCGCTCACCGTATTCATCCATTACCACggttacagtatgtgtgtgtgtgtttgttcccatagttacagtgagtgtgtgatggtaaCAGTGTGTCGGCTCCTCAGTCAGCTGTCCGTTGGGGATCAGGGAGAAGGTAAGAGGGCAAGgggcagaagggggggggggtctcttgACTCCACAGTGCTTCTTCCAAGTTTTTGTTCATCAGTTTAtgggtgtgtttacatttcACATACATGTCAATACTGTAGGGCATAGGAGTTAGTAAATAACAGTGGATGGACATGAGGTTCTGTAAAAGTTTGCATTTTTGGATGTCTGTGACATATGTGTGTAATGCTATTGGGTGTTTTGGCaaaaaggaagtgtgtgtcGATGACCATCATATGCGCCTCAGACGTGTGTCTCGATGAAGGAGTGCGTGTGCATCATCAGGGTGGGAGACAGAGGTGAGAGGTCGGCGGCGGCGTCGGAGGCGAGCTCCAGGGGACCCGCGCTGAACTCGCAGATGTCCACAAAGAGCTCCTGGTTGCGCTGCTTCCACTCCCGGAACTTCCGCGAGGTCAGGCAGGGGTCGTCCAGAATCAGACCGATGATGGCCATATCGCCCTCTTTGGCCTGGAGGGGGAAGAGCAGGCTGTCTATCATCCAAATGTCACAGTGCGTCTTTCAAGAGACGAGGGTGCTCTCTTCCAtccttccatttctctttctctcttttcttttctttctccctgccctcccccacccacacccttTACACCTCTGTCCCTCTACCAGTCTAGAtgtagctctctctgtctccctccctctctcccacccactccaCCTCTCTTACCTTCAGCGTGCTGCGCAGGGCTCGGATGCGGTGGAGTCGGTCGTTGGTGGCCGGGTCGTTGCAGCGCTTGACGAAGGAGCGACGGAACTCCTGTTTGGTGGAGGGTCTCTGCTGGCCGAAGGCCGACAGGCTGGCCTGCTCCAGCGTGCGGTAGAGCTCCTGCAGGCCGTCCACCGCCGCCTCTCCGCCCGGCccgcgctctcgctctctctctcgctctctctctcgctccacctCGGCCTCCCGCTCCGCCACCTCACACgcccgctctcctcctcctcctcctccgtcccgTCGCCTGCTGTTGTGCCTGCGCCGCGAGCCCCCGCCGCCCCCGCCGCCCTCCCCCAACTCGTCCGCCTCTTCCTCCGCCTCGCGATGCGCGTGGGCCCGGGGCCGCAGCGTGCCGTGGGTGTGGCGGGGCAGGGCGGCCTGGGCGTCGCGGTTGCGTGGCAGGCTGTGGCTGCGCTGCTTGTGGCTGTGCGCGTGGCTGTGCGAGCCCCGGTCCTCGCTGTCCGTCAGGGGGAAGGGCCCGTCGCGGTCCAGGGGGCGGTGCCGCTGCGCCGGGAGGGTGGCCTGGTGGCGGCGGTGGtcgggggagagggggggtacGTGGGGTCCCGGACCGCCCCAGTCGCCCTCGGCGTCGCCCGTCTGCAGGTAGTGCAGGCCGGCGCTGGTCAGGGGCGTCTCAATCAGGTCCTGCCAGGAGCGGCGTTCCCGGTGGGAGGAGCGGCAGCCGGAGTGGGTCTCTTCAGCTGAGGAGTGGGAGAAGGTGGAGCCGCTGGAGAAATGGCGCTCAGGGAAGGGACTGGTGGGGTTAGCCTGACGAACAAAGACAACACAACAGGTAAGTAAATGCAGTAATGGATAGGGTCCTAAAACAAAGTCCAAAATGcacgtgtacgtgtgtctgtatggaggTGAAGAATATGTCATgaaggagggggtgtgtgtgtgtgtgtgtgtgtgtgtgtgtgtctatgtgtgtgtgtgtgtgtgtgtgcatgtattagtATAAGGTGTTGCAAGGTACACAACTGTATCTGTATCCCTCCATGTCTATCCATTTTTCCATCTTTCTataggaagacagacagagagtgacaggATGTGACTTACACTGTGGCCTCGGTGGTAGCTCTCATGTTTGAGCGTCACGGATCCATCCATTTCTTCCTGGTCACTTTCACTCCAGTAGTCTGCCAAACAAAACACCCTTAAATGAAAAGTACTTCTCCTGAATGTGTACAGAACTATATACACACAACTACTTCTCCAAAATCAATAGACTACAGCACCACACACCATGGCTGACGTCAGCAGACTATAACCTAGACTACTCGGATAACACCACAAGCAGCACTATTGACAACACATCTACTCAACTGATAGCAGACTACAAAATGTATCTAAAGACTACAGCATATGTTATGAATATAAAATCAATAGAGTCATCTGGCAACAGACTTTAACATTCATCTGTCATCAGATGATAGACTGGATTTCCAAATTCAAAGTGAGTAGACAACAGACAATACTAAATATTCTAAAGACTAAACAttctaaagactaaatattCTAAAGACTAAACATTCTAAAGACTAAACAttctaaagactaaatattCTAAAGACTAAACAttctaaagactaaatattCTAAAGACTAAACATTCTAAAGACTAAACAttctaaagactaaatattctaaagactaaatattCTAAAGACTACATATTGTAATTAGGCCAACAACAGACACTGCAACTAGGCTACACATTCTATAGTGATACTCAACAAATGAGACTTCATATTCTAAGCAGGTAGATA from Clupea harengus chromosome 8, Ch_v2.0.2, whole genome shotgun sequence encodes:
- the apool gene encoding MICOS complex subunit MIC27 isoform X2, producing MASKAVKLTAVPAALGLASFRVYAMSEGNHEELVSPRELSIYSPDPPAMRYVEERPGPLQTGLGIVRVGLQPYVRAVKNACISVKVGAVAVYQSGQDTYNFLRDPPPGFLPRVGVITVSGLAGLVLARKGSRLKRLGVPLGLTTVGTAVCYPTQTVGLLKVTGKKIYAASSSVASVFKSKPKETIITPATSLEPAAPVTSPEPEVPESKALPEPTTSEPVPAVDAPPVPSEEVPQPPTDVTEVPSSDTPAAPESALEPAPETADPIVPEAVPTQEASALELPAEIAEVAPAPEPTTETPPAEPTPEAPAAEPTPEAAPAAEPTPEAAAEPTPEAPAAEPTPEAPAAEPTPEAPAAEPTPEAAPAAEPIPEAAAEPTPEAPAAEPTPEAPAPEPTPEAPAAEPTPEAAPAAEPIPEAAAAAEPTTEAAAEPTPEDAAAPEPTPEAAAEPTPEAAPAAEPTPEAPAVEPTPEAPAAEPTPEAPAAEPTPEAAPAAEPTPEAAPALEPTPEAPAPEPTPEAAPAPEPTPEAAPEPTPEAASTTETTPESKPAEATEMIAAEAPEVAPAEQLALTPGIEEATPPAPETAVAAVDDATPSGSEPSFVIVETPASETAPSSAEEGTLLSVEETTPVAMDQPPIVIEEPVPVKAITDPSHFVPNPLLLDHGQSHPEDADLYSTRG
- the apool gene encoding MICOS complex subunit MIC27 isoform X1, producing the protein MASKAVKLTAVPAALGLASFRVYAMSEGNHEELVSPRELSIYSPDPPAMRYVEERPGPLQTGLGIVRVGLQPYVRAVKNACISVKVGAVAVYQSGQDTYNFLRDPPPGFLPRVGVITVSGLAGLVLARKGSRLKRLGVPLGLTTVGTAVCYPTQTVGLLKVTGKKIYAASSSVASVFKSKPKETIITPATSLEPAAPVTSPEPEVPESKALPEPTTSEPVPAVDAPPVPSEEVPQPPTDVTEVPSSDTPAAPESALEPAPETADPIVPEAVPTQEASALELPAEIAEVAPAPEPTTETPPAEPTPEAPAAEPTPEAAPAAEPTPEAAAEPTPEAPAAEPTPEAPAAEPTPEAPAAEPTPEAAPAAEPIPEAAAEPTPEAPAAEPTPEAPAPEPTPEAPAAEPTPEAAPAAEPIPEAAAAAEPTTEAAAEPTPEDAAAPEPTPEAAAEPTPEAAPAAEPTPEAPAVEPTPEAPAAEPTPEAPAAEPTPEAAPAAEPTPEAAPALEPTPEAPAPEPTPEAAPAPEPTPEAAPEPTPEAASTTETTPESKPAEATEMIAAEAPEVAPAEQLALTPGTEEATPPALEPTPAVEEATPPAPETAVAAVDDATPSGSEPSFVIVETPASETAPSSAEEGTLLSVEETTPVAMDQPPIVIEEPVPVKAITDPSHFVPNPLLLDHGQSHPEDADLYSTRG